ATCACAACAGCCGTTTATTACATCGTTCGGGAGTTTTGGCATGAAACACTGTGTTCGTCTGGCAGCGACTCTTGGTTCCGTTCTGATTGCTGGCTCGGTCTACGCCGCCGACATCACCGGCGCGGGCGCGACCTTCCCCTATCCGCTGTACGCCAAGTGGGCCGCCAACTACAAGGGCAGCACCGGCAACAATATGAACTACCAGTCCATCGGCTCTGGCGGCGGCATCAAGCAGATCCAGTCCAAGACTGTCGATTTCGGCGCCTCCGACATGCCGCTGAAGCCGGAAGAGCTGGAAAAGTCCGGCCTGACCCAGTTCCCGACCGTGATGGGCGGCGTGGTGCCGGTGTATAACATTCCGGGCGTAACCGCCGGCCAGATCAAGTTCACCGGCGCGCTGCTGGCTGACATCTATATGGGCAAGGTTTCCAAGTGGAACGATGCCGCCATCGCCAAGCTGAACCCGGGCGTCAAGCTGCCTGACCAGCGCATCTCCGTAGTGCGCCGCTCCGACGGTTCCGGCACCACCTTCGTGTTCACCAACTACCTGTCCAAGGTTTCGGCCGAATGGGCCAAGGAAGTCGGCTCCAATACTTCCGTCAGCTGGAAGGGCAGCTCGGTGGGCGGCAAGGGCAACGAAGGCGTGGCCAACTACGTGTCCCGCATCAAGGGCGCCATCGGCTACGTGGAATACGCTTACGCCAAGCAGAACAAGCTGGCTTACGGCCTGCTGCAAAACCAGGCCGGCGACTTTGTGAAGCCGGACGCCGCCACCTTCAAGGCTGCGGCCAACAACGCCGACTGGAAAAAGGCCCAGGGCTTCTACCTGATCCTGACCAACCAGCCGGGCAAGGAAAGCTGGCCGATCACCAGCGCCACCTTCATCCTGATGCACAAGAAGCAGGACAAGCCGACGCAAGCCACCGAAGTGCTGAAGTACTTCGACTGGGCTTACAAGAACGGCGACAAGACCGCTCAGGAACTGGACTACATCCCGATGCCGGACAACGTCAAGGGCGTCATCCGCACCAGCTGGAAGCAGATCACCGACGGCAGCGGCAAGCCGGTCTGGAACTAAGCTCAGCGATTTAATGATTGAAGTTGCAGCCCAGGCCGGAGAGATTCACGCTCTCCGGCCTTGTGTCTGAACCATCAAGAAACGACACAATGCTAAATACCAGCCCCGCGCAGCAAAGCAATCACCATCAGCTGCTGGACAAAATTTTCCGTCGGACCACCTTCGCCTTCGCCTTTCTGGTGCTGGCGCTGCTGGTCGGCATCCTCATTTCGCTGCTGATCGGCGCCCTGCCGACCATTCAGCACTTCGGCTTCGGCTTCCTGACCAGCTCGGAATGGGACCCGGTGCAAGAAAAATTCGGCGCAGTGGTGCCTATCTTCGGCACGCTGGCCACCTCCATCCTCGCGCTGTTGATCGGCGTGCCGGTCAGCTTCGGCATCGCGCTGTTCCTGACCGAGCTGTGCCCCACCTGGCTGAAGCGGCCGCTGGGCATCGCCATCGAGCTGCTGGCCGGCATCCCGTCCATCATTTACGGCATGTGGGGCTTGTTCGTGTTCGCGCCCTTCTTCTCCGACCACATCCAACCCTGGGTCATCGATCACTTCGGCGACGCGCCGCTGATCGGCTTTTTGTTCCAGGGCGCGCCGATGGGCATAGGCTTGTTCACCGCCGGCCTGATCCTGGCCATCATGGTGATCCCCTTCATCGCCTCGGTGATGCGCGACGTGTTCGAAGTGGTGCCCACCATGCTGAAGGAATCCGCCTACGGTCTGGGCTCCACCACCTGGGAAGTCGTCCGTTACGTGGTGCTGCCCTACACCAAGACCGGCGTCGTCGGCGGCATCATGCTCGGCCTGGGCCGCGCGCTGGGCGAAACCATGGCCGTGACCTTCGTCATCGGCAACTCCACCCGCTTCACCACCAGCTTGTTCGAGCCGGGCAACTCCATCGCCTCCTCGCTGGCCAATGAGTTCGCCGAAGCCAACGGCGATCTGTACATCGGCTCGCTGATCGAACTGGGCCTGATCCTGTTCTTCATCACCTTCGTGGTGCTGTCCTGCTCCAAGCTGCTGCTGCTGCGCTTGAAGAAGCAAGAAGGCAAACAGTCCTGATCATGAACCAAGCAAGCAAAACCATGAGCCAAGCCTCCATGAACGATGTCGCCCAGTTCTCCGGCGCCAGCCTGAAACAGGACAGCGTGCTCTATCGCAAGCGCCGCCTGGTCAACAAGCTGACCATGACCGCCTCCATGCTGACCATGGCCTTCGGCCTGTTCTGGCTGTGCTGGATTCTGCTGACCCTGCTGCAACACGGCCTATCCGGCATCAACTGGCAGGTATTCACCCAAAGCACGCCGCCGCCGGGCAGCACCGGCGGCCTGGCCAACGCCATTTACGGCAGCCTGGTGATGACCGGCTTCGGCACCCTGTTCGGCACGCCGATCGGCATCCTGGCCGGCATCTATCTGGCCGAGTTCGGCCAGCGCGGCTGGCTGGCGCCCGCAACCCGCTTCATCAACGACATCCTGCTGTCGGCGCCTTCCATCGTGATCGGCCTGTTCATCTATGAAGTCTACGTGGTGTCGGTTGGCCACTTCTCCGGCTGGGCCGGCTCCTTCGCGCTGGCCATCCTGGTGATCCCGGTAGTGGTGCGCACCACCGAGAACATGCTGCGCCTGGTGCCCAACAGCCTGCGCGAAGCCGCGGCCGCGCTGGGCGCGCCGCAGTGGAAGGTGACGATGTACGTGACGCTGCGCTCGGCCAAAGCCGGCGTGCTGACCGGCATCCTGCTGGCGGTGGCGCGCATTTCCGGCGAAACCGCGCCGCTGCTGTTCACCGCGCTGAACAACCAGTTCTTCAACAGCAATATGAATCAACCCATGGCCAACCTGCCCATCGTGATCTTCCAATTCGCGATGAGTCCTTACGAAGACTGGCACACCCTGGCCTGGGCCGGCTCGCTGCTGATCACTTTCAGCGTGCTCTCCCTGAACATCGTCGCCCGTTGGATGGGCGGCCAAAAGAATCAATCGAATTAAGGCGTGACGATCATGACCACCCCAAGCTCCAAGCTCGAGGTTCGCAATCTCAACTTCTTTTACGGCAATTTCCACGCGCTGAAAAACATCCAGCTGGAAATCGCCCCGCGCAAGGTCACCGCCTTCATCGGCCCGTCCGGCTGCGGCAAGTCCACGCTGCTGCGCACCTTCAACCGCATGTACGAGCTCTATCCCGGCCTGCGCGCCGAAGGCGAAATCGTGCTGGACGGCCAAAACATCCTGGCGCGCGACATCGACGTCAACATGCTGCGCGCCAAAGTCGGCATGGTGTTCCAGAAGCCCACGCCCTTCCCGATGTCCATCTACGACAACATCACCTTCGGCGTGAAGCTGTACGAAAAACTGTCCAAGGGCGAAATGGAAGACCGCGTCGAATGGGCGCTGCGCAAGGCAGCGCTGTGGGACGAGGTCAAAGACAAGCTCAAGCAGTCCGGCCACTCGCTGTCCGGCGGCCAGCAGCAGCGCCTGTGCATCGCCCGCGCCGTAGCCTCCAAGCCGGAAGTGCTGCTGCTGGACGAACCGACCTCGGCGCTGGACCCGATTTCCACCGCCCACATCGAAGAACTGATTCATGAATTGAAAGAGGACTACACCATCGCCATCGTGACGCACAATATGCAGCAGGCGGCGCGGGTGTCCGATTACACCGCCTATATGTATCTGGGCGAGCTGGTGGAGTTCGGCCATACCGACAGCATCTTCACCACGCCGCAAGTGAAGGCGACCGAAGACTACATCACCGGCAAATTCGGTTGATGCGCCGCTTGGCGGCGGGCCGAAGCCAGCCGTCGCCAAGCCATTAGAATATGCAACAGCCGGGCTTTCATGATTATGACATTACGCAAAATCATGAGCTTAGCTGAATTCCAACCCCGTGCTGTCAAGCGGATTTTGCTGTTTTCACAGGCAAAACCACAGGGCTTAACTTTTTTTTATAAAAACTTGACGGCACCGGCGGGGGACACAACAATCCCGCCTTTACGATTCTCGTTGACACGCCATGCTGGACCTGTTTTCCGGGCTCGATACCCACGTCGCCATTACTTTGGTGCTTTCCCTGGGCTTCGTGCTCGCTTTTGAGTTCATCAACGGTTTTCACGACACCGCCAATGCGGTGGCCACCGTTATCTACACTCAGTCGATGAAGCCGCGCCTCGCCGTATTCTATTCCGGCGTCTGCAACTTCCTCGGCGTGATGAGCGGCGGCCTGGCCGTGGCCTACGCCATCGTCCACTTGCTGCCGGTGGACCTGCTCATCTCCGTCAACACTTCCCGCGGCATGTCCATGGTGTTCGCGCTGCTGGCCGCCGCCATCCTGTGGAACCTCGGCACCTGGTATCTGGGCTTGCCGGCCTCCAGCAGCCATACGCTGATCGGCGCCATCCTGGGCGTGGGCGTGGCCAACAGCCTGATCAACCACACCTCGCTGTCGCACGGCATCAACTGGGGCAAGGCCATCGACGTCGGCGCGTCCTTGCTGGTATCGCCGTTTGTCGGCGCCTTGCTGGCCGGCCTGATCGTCATCTTGCTGCGCCGCTACCGCCCCGGCAGCAATGTGCACAAGACGCCTTATCAGCGCCAGCAGGTGGAAGGCCGCAAGCACCCGCCGTTCTGGACCCGCTTCATGTTGATCGTGTCCGCCATGGGCGTCAGCTTCGCCCACGGCTCCAACGATGGCCAGAAGGGCGTGGGCCTGGTGATGCTGGTGCTGATCGGCATCGTGCCCGCCAAGTTCGTGCTGAACCTGGACAGCACCCCGTATCAACTGGACCGCACCCGCGACGCGGCGCAGCATCTGCAACAGTTCTACCAGCGCCACGAGGCGGACCTGTCCAAGATCATCGTCAAGTCCAACAGCGCCAGCCAGTACGAGTGCCACCCGCAGCAAACCGCCGCCACCGCCAGCCAGCTGGTGCAACTGATGGGCGACAGCAGCGATTACCACAATCTGAGCGCCTCGCAGCGCTGGGACGTGCGCACCAAGCTCTTGTGCCTGGACGACGCCGCCAAGAAAGCGGCCGACCTGCCCAATCTGTCCTCGGATGAAAAGCAGTTGCTGAGCAATCTGCGCAAGGACCTGACCACCACCACCGAATACGCGCCCACCTGGGTGATCGTGGCCGTGGCCTTGGCGCTGGGCATCGGCACCATGATAGGCTGGAAGCGCGTGGTGAAGACTGTAGGCGAAGGCATAGGCAAGAAGGACATGACCTACGCCCAAGGCGTGGCCGCGCAAGCCACCGCTGCCGTATCCATCGGCCTGGCCAGCTGGTTCGGCTTCCCGGTTTCCACCACCCACGTGCTGTCCAGCGGCGTGGCGGGCACCATGATCGCCGACAAGGCCGGCCTGCAAATGAGCACCATCCGCTCCATCGCCCTGGCCTGGCTGTTCACCCTGCCCGCCTCGATGGCTTTGGCCGGCGGCCTGTACTACTTGTCGGCGCAATGGTTCTAAGCCCTTCCGCCGAATGAATGAAGCCGCTCGACACGAGCGGCTTTTTTTATGCTTGTGTCCCGTCCTGGAATAAGTTGACACTTTTTCGCCGTAACGAAGGAGAGTCACATGGAATCAAGGATTAAACGTACCCAGCA
The Chromobacterium sp. IIBBL 290-4 DNA segment above includes these coding regions:
- the pstS gene encoding phosphate ABC transporter substrate-binding protein PstS codes for the protein MKHCVRLAATLGSVLIAGSVYAADITGAGATFPYPLYAKWAANYKGSTGNNMNYQSIGSGGGIKQIQSKTVDFGASDMPLKPEELEKSGLTQFPTVMGGVVPVYNIPGVTAGQIKFTGALLADIYMGKVSKWNDAAIAKLNPGVKLPDQRISVVRRSDGSGTTFVFTNYLSKVSAEWAKEVGSNTSVSWKGSSVGGKGNEGVANYVSRIKGAIGYVEYAYAKQNKLAYGLLQNQAGDFVKPDAATFKAAANNADWKKAQGFYLILTNQPGKESWPITSATFILMHKKQDKPTQATEVLKYFDWAYKNGDKTAQELDYIPMPDNVKGVIRTSWKQITDGSGKPVWN
- the pstA gene encoding phosphate ABC transporter permease PstA, translated to MNDVAQFSGASLKQDSVLYRKRRLVNKLTMTASMLTMAFGLFWLCWILLTLLQHGLSGINWQVFTQSTPPPGSTGGLANAIYGSLVMTGFGTLFGTPIGILAGIYLAEFGQRGWLAPATRFINDILLSAPSIVIGLFIYEVYVVSVGHFSGWAGSFALAILVIPVVVRTTENMLRLVPNSLREAAAALGAPQWKVTMYVTLRSAKAGVLTGILLAVARISGETAPLLFTALNNQFFNSNMNQPMANLPIVIFQFAMSPYEDWHTLAWAGSLLITFSVLSLNIVARWMGGQKNQSN
- the pstB gene encoding phosphate ABC transporter ATP-binding protein PstB, producing the protein MTTPSSKLEVRNLNFFYGNFHALKNIQLEIAPRKVTAFIGPSGCGKSTLLRTFNRMYELYPGLRAEGEIVLDGQNILARDIDVNMLRAKVGMVFQKPTPFPMSIYDNITFGVKLYEKLSKGEMEDRVEWALRKAALWDEVKDKLKQSGHSLSGGQQQRLCIARAVASKPEVLLLDEPTSALDPISTAHIEELIHELKEDYTIAIVTHNMQQAARVSDYTAYMYLGELVEFGHTDSIFTTPQVKATEDYITGKFG
- a CDS encoding inorganic phosphate transporter, which translates into the protein MLDLFSGLDTHVAITLVLSLGFVLAFEFINGFHDTANAVATVIYTQSMKPRLAVFYSGVCNFLGVMSGGLAVAYAIVHLLPVDLLISVNTSRGMSMVFALLAAAILWNLGTWYLGLPASSSHTLIGAILGVGVANSLINHTSLSHGINWGKAIDVGASLLVSPFVGALLAGLIVILLRRYRPGSNVHKTPYQRQQVEGRKHPPFWTRFMLIVSAMGVSFAHGSNDGQKGVGLVMLVLIGIVPAKFVLNLDSTPYQLDRTRDAAQHLQQFYQRHEADLSKIIVKSNSASQYECHPQQTAATASQLVQLMGDSSDYHNLSASQRWDVRTKLLCLDDAAKKAADLPNLSSDEKQLLSNLRKDLTTTTEYAPTWVIVAVALALGIGTMIGWKRVVKTVGEGIGKKDMTYAQGVAAQATAAVSIGLASWFGFPVSTTHVLSSGVAGTMIADKAGLQMSTIRSIALAWLFTLPASMALAGGLYYLSAQWF
- the pstC gene encoding phosphate ABC transporter permease subunit PstC yields the protein MLNTSPAQQSNHHQLLDKIFRRTTFAFAFLVLALLVGILISLLIGALPTIQHFGFGFLTSSEWDPVQEKFGAVVPIFGTLATSILALLIGVPVSFGIALFLTELCPTWLKRPLGIAIELLAGIPSIIYGMWGLFVFAPFFSDHIQPWVIDHFGDAPLIGFLFQGAPMGIGLFTAGLILAIMVIPFIASVMRDVFEVVPTMLKESAYGLGSTTWEVVRYVVLPYTKTGVVGGIMLGLGRALGETMAVTFVIGNSTRFTTSLFEPGNSIASSLANEFAEANGDLYIGSLIELGLILFFITFVVLSCSKLLLLRLKKQEGKQS